Genomic segment of Brachyspira suanatina:
ACAATTATGCAGAGAATTCTTTGAATATGTAAATGATAATGATGATGAAATATATTATATAAGATTTATATATGCACATTCTCTTCAAATGATAGGCTCTAATGACTATAAATTAATACTAGATAATTTCAAAATATGTTTAAATAGTAATCTTGATAAAGCTCCTATATACAGATCTATCGCTAAAATAATGCTTTACAATATGCCTAATGAATATATTAATGAAGGCATACAAATGTTAAAAAAAGCTTTAGAATTAAATGATGCAATATCATATCATATATATGCTAAAGAATTATTTTATGGAGATATCATAACACCATATCCTGAATTAGCTATTTCTATGGCAAATATAGCATTTGATATAGATAATACCTTGGAATGTGCTTTAACTGTTATAGGAAAAGCATATGAATTAGGACGCGGAGTAGAACAGGATGATTTTAAAGCTTTTGAAACATATAATAGAGCTATAACAATATGCCAAAATAGTAATTCTAAATGCTCATGCTCAAATGGTCTTATAGCTCATTGTTATTATAAAGCAATAGGAGTAGAGAAAAATGAAGAAATGGCTTATGATATAATAAAAAAAACTGTTGATGCTTTGGGGAATAATTCTCATGATTATGTAGCATTATTATATTCATACTTTGCTCTAAATAATATAGAAGGATTTGATTTAGTTACTTCTTTAACATTATTTGAAAATATAGAAAATTATTCCAATAACATATATATCATAATGACATTGAAAAGAATATACAAAAAACTAGGAAAGCATAATGATGTAAGAAGAATGGCTAAAATGGAAAAGAAAGCATTGGAAAATACAGGCGAATTAAACTTAAATTATATAAGAAAATACATTAAAAATTTCAATAACTTCTACCCTATTCTAAATAGATATTTTACGCTTTGACAAAAAAATATATTAATAGTATTATAAACATATAAAAATTAAAAAGAGGTAATAAATATGATAAACAAAACTATGAGTATAGGTGAAATTATACAAATCTTTCCAGATTCTGTAGAAATAATGATGGGCAGAGGACTTCATTGCGTAGGCTGTCATGTTGCAAGTTGGGAAAGTCTAGAAGAAGGATGCCGCGGACATGGTATGAGCGATGAGCTTATAGACAGTTTAGTAAAGGAAATTAATGATAAATTTGAAGCTAGCAAATGATTTTTATATCAAAAAATAAGAGATAGTAAGTATAATAATTACTATCTCTTTTTAATAACTATATTATATGTTATTTTCCGTCTTTATATTCTCTGATTATTCCCCTAACCCTTATTGTAAGTCCGTAAACTTTCTGTTCTGCAATAATAACATCTAAAGGAACCTGATTATATTTATCTTTAGCAATCAAAGCATCTGTACCATATTTATCTTTTTCATATATTCTTACAGTAGATAATTTATCTCTCTCTAACTTAGTCTTTAAATCTTCTCCATTTTCTATA
This window contains:
- a CDS encoding DUF1858 domain-containing protein encodes the protein MINKTMSIGEIIQIFPDSVEIMMGRGLHCVGCHVASWESLEEGCRGHGMSDELIDSLVKEINDKFEASK